One Magnolia sinica isolate HGM2019 chromosome 2, MsV1, whole genome shotgun sequence genomic window, AGCAAATCCGCCGCGCTCTCGCTGGATTCATCAACTCTCCATACAATCTCCGTCTCCGACCGACGGAGCTCCGGCATCTTTTCCACCGTCCTTAATTTCTCCGAGAAGCTCCTCTGATACGGCCTCTTCGGATCCGTATCCGTATCCTTATCCATATCAGCGTATGAATGTACTACGCATACGGACTTATCTTCATATACGACCTCTTCTGGAGACGAAGACGGCGGCGAGTCCGTACTCATTTTGTGGCGATTTTCGCTGTTCTTCAAAAACTCGTCGTAAAGATCGCCGCCGGAGGAGTTTCCGGTGGATGCGTGCCCGGAGAACTGGCCGGATTTGACAACGAGGGTTAGGATGATGGCATTCCCGACGAGGAAGACGAAGAAAGGGCTAACTACGACGACGGAGATGTGCCGGAAATAGTCGCCTGATATCTTGACGGCGACCGGGAGGCGAGTGGAAAAccaggagaggaagaagagagcgaGGCATGCCTCGAGGAATCGGAAAAGGATCGCGATCTTCCGAATCTGGCGGTATCTTTTCATCGCGATCGCTTTCTCTTCTTTGACGGTATCGATCTCGAACGGATCCATCGGAGGAGGGAAAAATCGACGGTTCTTTGGCGATTTGAAGGCGATGTAACGGAAACTAAACGGAAGGAAACGGCGGATTTCACGGCATCATTAAATCGCAATTAATGATCGTATTCGTAAACTAGGAAGCGGTTTTTTATGATGGAAAAGACAGAAATCTGCTTTTTTTTCGAGAGATTCAAGAGAAACAGAAACGATTTTCCGGGAGATATCTCTGTTTTTTTTATCTTTGCGAAAATTACTCCATCGCTGTGAGATTTCGCACCAGAATAGATGTTTTCTAAAATCGTTTTCGTAGCGGTTTTGTTTCCCGCGATTTCTCGTTTTAAAAAAATAGTGGAGACGAAGAAAAACGAAAGGAATGTTGCAATTCAGAGAAGAAAaggagcctctctctctctctctctctctctctctctctgttggtgGTTTGATTTCAGGAACTGGACCCTTCGTTCCAGAGCAGTTTCACCCTCTTATAGGCGCAGGAAATTACTTTTTATAAAAGAGGCTGTTCGCATAACCCGCGGACTACCAAAGTGAATTAGTAGTCCGCTGGTTACTCTCATATGGATAATCGAAACTATTAAAGAGTTTATTCGTCGATGAATAGTCTATCAGCAAAGTATATCTTTCTAAGTGAAATCGTATCCATTGAACTAACGGACAGATAAAATCGAAAAACATTCAGTGGTTGGAATCCAAGTCGAtcttttgaatggtttggatcatatgTACAGAAAAATATAACCGTGCGctgcccattagtggcggggcctaCCTCCCGAAGTGGGTCAGATGATATTAATCCGTATGGCCAAGATGCGGACTACGATTTCGCTTTGGTAGTCCTGAAACCACCAGCCTCGTACCGGTTTAAAAATATAAAGTGCACGGGAAAAAGACAAGCGTATGAGTATGGTGGCATTTATgggaaaagctttgatactctggcggagtatgATGATACACAAGCACTGCAAATCCTGTACATGGCTCACGGATAATTCGAATTAACCATGCGAGTCCCAGTTTAGATTTTTCATAAACCAGGAATTATTAAAGTTATTTGATGATAGGAATATCGTATTAGTAGACATCTATTGGACGGCTTACAAACGGTTCTATTTCAAGTTTTTTTCCCACTGTACACTTCACTTTTAAGCCAGCGACCTTATTATGCCTGTCCAAATTTACTATACCAAACTATGCCCCTGGTGTATGGGTGACTTTTCACCGGGCCAAAATAAACCCTTGCTATTCCTTCCTTCCAgacgtggattggctggtgtgcgaagacgagcgctgatgctcctcCAACTGCAAGTTGTACCAACAattcaaaagaaatcaaagttacatggccccacagttatgtatttattatatccacaacatttaTCTATATAATGTACGAATagaattttcttcacttcgcggtcaattatattaatttcattcacttcgtggccaAATTTcgtcactttgcggtgaatttatttcacttcgcggtcaattttagtCAATTTGTAGTGAATTTCTcttacttcgtggtgaatttcattcaattcatctacttcacaatgaatttctttcatttcgcagtcaattctaTTCACTTTGtgatgaatttccttcacttcgcggtcaattccattcactttattcacttcgcggtcaatttccttcatttacttcacggtcaatttcattcacttcgcagtaaatttccttcacttcacggtaaattttcttcatttcgcggtcaatttcattcacttcacggtaaatttccttcactttaTGGTAAATTTttttcacttcgcggtgaatttcattcacttaacGGTGAATTTTCATTTACTCCTTTCACTTCGtccacttcgcggtcaatttccttcagaTCGCAGCCAATTACATTCACTTTgttcactttgcagtcaattccaTTTACTTCACCGTCAATTTCTATgcctacggattatatccgtagccatagggaacCTCAGctttcaaaaatcagatttttgataAAGGAGGGACATTTTGGTCCAATAAATGTGCAAATCTTGAAGTTAAGTATAGGAGAGCTTAGTAAAGTACGTAGCTCATGAGTGACTAGTACAGTGGAAAAACTCTCTCCTAGTTCAGTAAGGAAGTGTCCCTGATTCAGAAGCTAAGATGcatcaaccaatctaattttaaGAGGGTTACTTGTTTATAACCGGTTCCATGATTTAGACGGTTTTGTTTGAATTACTATATTCCACTTATGTGAATTACGAGTGGCTGCGTATCAAGCAGTAtatactgccagagtatcaaataactcccccggCAAGGAATGGGCCCCGGCGTCTCGTGTCGGCCTCATATTTCAGGCGTAAATGATGTGGCTGGTGGAGACGGTTTAGCAGGAACATGGTGGACCACCCCTTCATCTGTTAATGAGGCAGGTTCAATCAGGACCATCATGTAGTTTTCCCCATCGAGGATCGTCCCGTTCAAATACTTCTCTCCCCCACTGAAAGTCAACTAGACCTAATTAATacgaggtaggccccaccatgataggcTGTATTAAAGTACGCTTTTGGACAAACTACCTACCCATCAGATCTATGGACTGATAAAATCATAGGACAGTTAACAGTTCGCATTTGAGACAATGTTCGAATGGTTTACGATCATCTTCACATAGGAAATGAACGGTTTATAGCCTTTACATGGTGGGGGGCTACCGCCTGAAGTGGGTCTCACAGTGCAACATGAATGACTTGTCTTGTGTACTGTTTGGAACATGAAACACGACGGCTGGTCATAGACCACGC contains:
- the LOC131237940 gene encoding uncharacterized protein LOC131237940; the protein is MDPFEIDTVKEEKAIAMKRYRQIRKIAILFRFLEACLALFFLSWFSTRLPVAVKISGDYFRHISVVVVSPFFVFLVGNAIILTLVVKSGQFSGHASTGNSSGGDLYDEFLKNSENRHKMSTDSPPSSSPEEVVYEDKSVCVVHSYADMDKDTDTDPKRPYQRSFSEKLRTVEKMPELRRSETEIVWRVDESSESAADLLCSESDMSNDEEFRRKIEAFIAKQQRFQREESMAIVLQNLS